Proteins co-encoded in one Lacerta agilis isolate rLacAgi1 chromosome 6, rLacAgi1.pri, whole genome shotgun sequence genomic window:
- the PARS2 gene encoding probable proline--tRNA ligase, mitochondrial has product MDGLLRRGKTILPALKNWNSWCQKQQQCYRFYCDIHARQKCVSQHFQAMNLREDSIAPQQTSKPGELTCKSQRLMLLAGLIYPASPGCFHYMPYTVRALEKLIKVIDQEMQAIGGQKVNMPALSSAELWRASGRWELMGSELLRLADRHSQEYCLGPTHEEAITDLIASQGHLSYKQLPLLLYQVTRKFRDEPKPCFGLLRGREFYMKDMYTFDASKEAALQTYALVCNAYCNIFNNLGLRFVKVQAATGSIGGTMSHEFQLPADIGEDRLMMCTGCDFAANEETINPDEKRCPVCKGKLAEYKGIEVGHTFFLGTKYSSVFNATVRTAENKHIAAEMGCYGLGVTRILAASIEVLSTDDAIRWPSLIAPYQVCLIPPKRGSKEEKGAMLLEDLYDCIVEAAPRLKEEIVLDDRTQLTIGKRLKDANKLGYPYVIIGGKKVLDEPSLFEVCNQNTNETLFLTKEAIVNLLSKVQTP; this is encoded by the coding sequence ATGGATGGGCTTCTCAGAAGAGGGAAAACTATTCTTCCTGCTTTGAAAAATTGGAACAGTTGGTGCCAAAAGCAGCAACAAtgttacaggttttattgtgatATTCATGCAAGACAAAAGTGTGTATCCCAGCACTTCCAGGCAATGAATCTGCGAGAGGATAGCATAGCACCACAGCAAACCAGCAAACCGGGTGAACTGACATGTAAAAGTCAGAGACTGATGTTACTAGCAGGACTTATCTACCCAGCCAGTCCCGGCTGCTTCCACTATATGCCCTACACTGTCCGAGCACTGGAGAAGCTCATCAAAGTGATAGACCAAGAAATGCAGGCTATAGGGGGTCAGAAAGTGAACATGCCCGCATTGAGCTCAGCAGagctctggagagccagtggAAGGTGGGAACTCATGGGCAGCGAACTATTACGTCTGGCAGACAGGCATAGCCAAGAATACTGCCTAGGACCTACTCATGAAGAGGCCATCACAGACCTAATCGCTTCCCAAGGCCACTTGTCTTACAAACAGCTTCCCCTCTTGCTGTACCAGGTAACAAGAAAGTTTCGAGATGAGCCAAAACCATGCTTTGGGTTGCTGCGTGGCAGAGAATTTTATATGAAGGATATGTACACCTTTGATGCCTCCAAGGAAGCTGCCCTCCAGACCTATGCCCTTGTGTGCAATGCTTACTGCAACATATTCAACAACTTAGGCCTTCGATTTGTGAAAGTCCAAGCAGCTACAGGAAGCATTGGTGGGACAATGTCTCATGAATTCCAGCTTCCCGCTGACATTGGTGAGGACCGGTTGATGATGTGCACAGGCTGTGACTTTGCAGCCAATGAGGAAACGATAAACCCAGATGAGAAGCGTTGCCCAGTTTGCAAAGGAAAACTAGCTGAGTACAAAGGGATTGAAGTTGGCCATACCTTCTTCTTGGGGACAAAATACTCCTCTGTTTTTAACGCTACCGTCCGCACTGCAGAAAATAAGCATATTGCGGCTGAAATGGGCTGCTATGGGCTGGGTGTGACTCGGATTCTTGCAGCCTCCATTGAGGTGCTTTCTACGGATGATGCCATTCGGTGGCCAAGCCTCATTGCACCATATCAAGTCTGTCTTATTCCCCCAAAGAGAGGTagcaaggaggagaaaggggcAATGCTCCTGGAGGATTTATATGACTGTATTGTTGAAGCAGCCCCTCGGCTTAAGGAGGAGATAGTGTTGGATGACCGGACACAATTAACCATTGGTAAAAGATTAAAAGATGCGAATAAGCTTGGGTACCCCTATGTTATAATAGGTGGCAAGAAGGTTTTGGACGAGCCTTCTCTATTTGAAGTATGCAATCAAAATACTAATGAGACTTTGTTCCTTACCAAAGAAGCCATTGTTAACTTGCTGAGTAAAGTGCAAACTCCCTAA
- the LOC117047777 gene encoding maestro heat-like repeat-containing protein family member 7, with translation MRSQEFDSKMSGNGNQNYRHGNQKLQLVERTMAQILDLPLDSIDSRSTALRCQGMLLIQDLSQEEPSHWPKEKLLSTCIASVFALPSIDTLQSQSKEEVDVQHLMPWMISGQAHERARAVNTYVSLLKFADTCPTFQVSVALWLEATGQRVL, from the exons ATGCGTTCACAGGAATTCGATTCAAAAATGAGTGGGAACGGTAATCAAAACTATCGGCatgggaatcagaaattgcagctGGTCGAGCGAACAATG GCACAGATTTTAGACCTGCCTCTGGACAGCATTGACTCACGCTCCACAGCTTTGCGCTGTCAGGGGATGCTTCTCATTCAGGACCTAAG CCAAGAGGAGCCTTCTCATTGGCCTAAAGAGAAGCTGCTCAGCACCTGCATTGCCAGCGTCTTTGCCTTGCCCTCGATTGACACCTTACAAAGTCAGAGCAAGGAAGAAGTTGACGTACAG CACTTGATGCCCTGGATGATATCAGGACAAGCACATGAGCGGGCAAGAGCAGTGAACACCTATGTATCCCTGTTAAAATTTGCAGACACCTGCCCCACGTTTCAAGTGAGTGTTGCCCTCTGGCTTGAGGCGACTGGGCAACGGGTCTTGTGA
- the LOC117048330 gene encoding maestro heat-like repeat-containing protein family member 7 produces MSHQNITHIIQEFLRYLTALQTTELLLTAIDCLKEANRSTTAASHDITSVILQGYIHRLHGQVPEIVDKIYQQLGSIYQYQDRQIMMGVLAQLAHTYMAEVCSALLQFPLPIDRYASEMWHVLTKTCSYEDLTLLVNVLLKKLQLSPKVTGNYITPLAAASAFSKLLSMPKSSEVALYIFPRLLMALLVQVHYSIRHSVIKNSDSQEEFEPVGYIVAALKTLLLAARCYCEFTLIEKERGWELLTSCEDHHRGVGLIARVMLQTSYYYDVLRILYLLVPFLERGDEEHQITGLAFFSELLCMSEARRLPKQYSLYRLKRGLANENPVIRALCIKGLVNIAYWIGKEEVKIVLPAMTKALTGMDGRLFVEAVADIEKILNGPEGADCICDISLSLQELFSDVRKQCHTGWVLLQAKRQAGLPSHRSGFLLRSR; encoded by the exons ATGTCTCATCAAAATATCACCCATATTATTCAG GAATTTCTGCGGTACCTCACAGCACTACAGACCACAGAGCTTTTGTTGACTGCTATAGACTGCCTAAAGGAAGCCAATAGGAGCACCACTGCGGCATCACATGACATCACATCTGTAATCCTGCAGGGATACATACACAGGTTACATGGGCAG GTGCCGGAAATTGTGGATAAGATCTACCAGCAGCTTGGTTCCATTTACCAGTACCAGGACAGGCAAATAATGATGGGGGTCTTGGCCCAGCTGGCTCATACCTACATGGCAGAAGTGTGCAGTGCCCTTCTCCAGTTCCCTTTACCAATCGACAG GTATGCTTCTGAGATGTGGCATGTGTTGACCAAAACATGTTCCTATGAAGACCTAACTCTCCTTGTGAATGtactgctgaaaaagttgcagCTGAGTCCAAAGGTCACAGGAAACTATATCACACCTCTGGCT gCTGCTAGCGCTTTCTCAAAGCTGTTATCTATGCCCAAAAGTTCGGAAGTGGCCCTCTACATCTTTCCCCGGCTGCTGATGGCGCTGCTTGTTCAGGTGCACTATAGCATCAGGCACAGCGTAATAAAGAACTCAGATTCTCAGGAGGAATTTGAGCCTGTGGG ctATATCGTGGCAGCACTGAAGACTCTTCTCCTAGCTGCGAGGTGCTATTGTGAGTTTACTCTTATTGAGAAGGAGAGGGGATGGGAGCTACTCACCAGCTGCGAAGATCACCATCGGGGAGTAGGCCTTATTGCAAG AGTCATGCTTCAGACCTCCTATTATTATGACGTTTTGAGGATCTTGTACCTCCTAGTTCCCTTTCTGGAGCGAGGTGATGAAGAGCACCAGATCACAGGATTGGCTTTCTTCAGCGAA CTTCTTTGTATGTCAGAGGCCAGAAGACTTCCCAAACAGTATTCTTTGTATCGTCTGAAGCGAGGACTGGCTAATGAAAACCCAGTCATCCGGGCATTGTGTATCAAAGGACTGGTTAACATCGCATACTGGATAGGAAAG GAGGAAGTAAAGATTGTATTGCCTGCCATGACAAAAGCTCTTACAGGGATGGATGGGCGGCTGTTTGTAGAGGCAGTTGCTGACATTGAGAAGATTCTTAATGGCCCAGAAGGAGCAGACTGTATTTGCGATATCAGCCTTTCTCTTCAGGAACTATTCAGTGATGTAAGAAAGCAGTGTCACACTGGCTGGGTTTTGTTACAAGCCAAGAGGCAGGCAGGCCTACCCTCTCACAGAAGTGGTTTTCTCTTGAGGTCCCGTTGA
- the LOC117048331 gene encoding maestro heat-like repeat-containing protein family member 7 isoform X1 yields the protein MVKRAKKNNKHAMRHQVLESLVPLLLHLQEEDPDIHKECSYALNECFQFLGWKLPKQVVSWKAWPEQEEVMDEICQYLVQKQEANLQRFLYQDLYYTQSELLPIKRASIVFLGFLVQHMDSKAGSTDLEMIIHALEGFMHDPDASVCIAAAHAHERVSSVISNQKERLEGNSIAESGDSAAENTLRCSRALNSIRHTPSRLLAVINLWRSANGN from the exons ATGGTGAAACGGGCtaagaaaaataacaaacatgCCATGAGGCATCAGGTACTAGAAAGCTTGGTTCCATTACTTCTGCATCTCCAAGAGGAGGACCCTGACATCCACAAG GAATGTAGTTATGCCTTAAATGAATGCTTTCAGTTCCTGGGATGGAAACTACCAAAGCAGGTTGTCAGCTGGAAAGCTTGGCCTGAGCAGGAAGAAGTTATGGATGAAATCTGCCAGTACCTT GTGCAGAAGCAAGAGGCAAATCTCCAGAGATTCTTGTACCAGGACCTTTACTACACTCAGAGTGAGCTTCTTCCGATAAAAAGGGCTTCCATCGTGTTCCTTG GTTTTCTAGTACAGCATATGGACAGCAAGGCAGGAAGTACAGACTTGGAAATGATCATTCATG CTCTTGAAGGCTTTATGCACGACCCAGATGCTTCTGTGTGCATAGCTGCAGCACATGCCCACGAGCGCGTTTCTTCTGTTATCTCCAATCAGAAGGAGAGGCTTGAAGGCAACAGCATAGCAGAATCCGGCGACAGTGCTGCTGAAAATACTCTAAGGTGTTCCAGAGCCCTGAATAGTATCCGTCACACCCCTTCCAGACTTCTTGCTGTTATAAACCTCTGGAGATCGGCCAATGGAAATTAA
- the LOC117048331 gene encoding maestro heat-like repeat-containing protein family member 7 isoform X3, whose translation MVKRAKKNNKHAMRHQVLESLVPLLLHLQEEDPDIHKVQKQEANLQRFLYQDLYYTQSELLPIKRASIVFLGFLVQHMDSKAGSTDLEMIIHALEGFMHDPDASVCIAAAHAHERVSSVISNQKERLEGNSIAESGDSAAENTLRCSRALNSIRHTPSRLLAVINLWRSANGN comes from the exons ATGGTGAAACGGGCtaagaaaaataacaaacatgCCATGAGGCATCAGGTACTAGAAAGCTTGGTTCCATTACTTCTGCATCTCCAAGAGGAGGACCCTGACATCCACAAG GTGCAGAAGCAAGAGGCAAATCTCCAGAGATTCTTGTACCAGGACCTTTACTACACTCAGAGTGAGCTTCTTCCGATAAAAAGGGCTTCCATCGTGTTCCTTG GTTTTCTAGTACAGCATATGGACAGCAAGGCAGGAAGTACAGACTTGGAAATGATCATTCATG CTCTTGAAGGCTTTATGCACGACCCAGATGCTTCTGTGTGCATAGCTGCAGCACATGCCCACGAGCGCGTTTCTTCTGTTATCTCCAATCAGAAGGAGAGGCTTGAAGGCAACAGCATAGCAGAATCCGGCGACAGTGCTGCTGAAAATACTCTAAGGTGTTCCAGAGCCCTGAATAGTATCCGTCACACCCCTTCCAGACTTCTTGCTGTTATAAACCTCTGGAGATCGGCCAATGGAAATTAA
- the LOC117048331 gene encoding maestro heat-like repeat-containing protein family member 7 isoform X2 produces MNAFSSWDGNYQSRLSAGKLGLSRKKLWMKSASTFFQVQKQEANLQRFLYQDLYYTQSELLPIKRASIVFLGFLVQHMDSKAGSTDLEMIIHALEGFMHDPDASVCIAAAHAHERVSSVISNQKERLEGNSIAESGDSAAENTLRCSRALNSIRHTPSRLLAVINLWRSANGN; encoded by the exons ATGAATGCTTTCAGTTCCTGGGATGGAAACTACCAAAGCAGGTTGTCAGCTGGAAAGCTTGGCCTGAGCAGGAAGAAGTTATGGATGAAATCTGCCAGTACCTT TTTCCAGGTGCAGAAGCAAGAGGCAAATCTCCAGAGATTCTTGTACCAGGACCTTTACTACACTCAGAGTGAGCTTCTTCCGATAAAAAGGGCTTCCATCGTGTTCCTTG GTTTTCTAGTACAGCATATGGACAGCAAGGCAGGAAGTACAGACTTGGAAATGATCATTCATG CTCTTGAAGGCTTTATGCACGACCCAGATGCTTCTGTGTGCATAGCTGCAGCACATGCCCACGAGCGCGTTTCTTCTGTTATCTCCAATCAGAAGGAGAGGCTTGAAGGCAACAGCATAGCAGAATCCGGCGACAGTGCTGCTGAAAATACTCTAAGGTGTTCCAGAGCCCTGAATAGTATCCGTCACACCCCTTCCAGACTTCTTGCTGTTATAAACCTCTGGAGATCGGCCAATGGAAATTAA